A genomic window from Solanum dulcamara chromosome 11, daSolDulc1.2, whole genome shotgun sequence includes:
- the LOC129874540 gene encoding protein DETOXIFICATION 40-like → MGQPSQGKGPNEPLLESEAPIILLAAEQISSELEEVLSDTSLSRIQRFRKASVIELRNLFRLAAPAIIVYLLNNVTSMSTQIFCGHLGNLELAAASLGNSGIQLLAYGVMLGMGSAVETLCGQAYGGHKYEMLGIYLQRSTILLMLTGIPLMVAYLFSEPILILLGQSKKVASAAALFVYGLIPQIFAYAANFPIQKFLQAQSIVNPSAYIAAVTLIFHLFLTWLVLYVFNWGLFGGALVLSISWWIVVIAQFVYILWTDRCKKTWTGFSMQAFFGLWDFFKLSIASAVMLCLETWYFQILILIAGLLPNPEVALDSLAVCTTILGWVFMISVGFNAAASVRVSNELGGGHPKSAGFSVVVVTVSSFVISVVFAILVLLLRHVMSYAFTGGQVIAEAASDLAPLLALSLILNGIQPVLSGVAVGCGWQAFVAYVNVGCYYVVGIPLGVILGFYFKLEAKGIWLGMLGGTAMQTIILLWVTFRTDWEKEVEKAKSRLNMWQNSSKKPLLSD, encoded by the exons ATGGGTCAGCCATCTCAAGGTAAGGGGCCAAATGAACCTTTGCTAGAATCGGAAGCACCAATAATATTGTTGGCGGCGGAGCAAATTAGCTCTGAGCTTGAAGAAGTCCTATCGGACACAAGCTTGTCACGTATTCAGCGGTTTAGAAAAGCCTCCGTAATAGAATTGAGAAATCTATTCCGTCTAGCAGCTCCAGCCATCATTGTTTACTTGCTTAACAATGTTACATCCATGTCCACACAAATTTTCTGTGGCCATCTTGGAAATCTTGAACTTGCTGCTGCTTCCCTTGGTAACAGTGGCATTCAACTTTTGGCCTATGGTGTCATG CTAGGCATGGGAAGTGCAGTGGAGACTTTATGTGGGCAAGCATATGGAGGTCACAAGTATGAAATGCTAGGAATATATCTCCAAAGATCAACCATCCTTCTTATGTTGACAGGAATACCACTAATGGTGGCTTACTTATTTTCTGAGCCAATCTTGATTTTACTAGGACAATCCAAGAAAGTTGCATCTGCAGCAGCACTATTTGTCTATGGTTTAATTCCACAAATATTTGCTTATGCTGCTAACTTCCCTATCCAAAAATTCTTGCAGGCTCAAAGTATTGTTAATCCTAGTGCATATATAGCTGCCGTGACATTaatttttcacctttttttaaCATGGCTTGTGCTTTACGTATTTAATTGGGGATTGTTTGGAGGAGCATTGGTTTTGAGTATTTCATGGTGGATAGTTGTGATTGCacaatttgtatatattttgtggACGGATCGATGTAAGAAAACATGGACAGGATTTAGCATGCAAGCATTTTTTGGATTGTGGGATTTCTTCAAGTTGTCAATTGCTTCAGCCGTCATGTTATGTTTAGAGACTTGGTACTTtcagattttaattttaattgccGGTTTGCTTCCAAATCCTGAAGTAGCATTGGACTCCCTTGCTGTTTG TACGACAATTCTAGGGTGGGTGTTCATGATATCCGTTGGTTTCAATGCAGCAGCAAG TGTGAGAGTGAGCAACGAGCTAGGAGGTGGACATCCAAAATCAGCAGGATTTTCTGTTGTTGTGGTGACAGTGAGTTCATTTGTCATTTCTGTAGTGTTTGCCATTTTGGTTTTATTACTCCGCCATGTGATGAGCTATGCCTTCACTGGTGGACAAGTCATTGCTGAAGCAGCCTCAGATCTTGCCCCACTCTTGGCTCTATCTCTAATACTCAATGGTATTCAACCTGTTTTATCTG GGGTTGCTGTTGGGTGCGGATGGCAAGCGTTTGTGGCTTACGTTAACGTTGGATGTTACTACGTTGTTGGCATTCCATTGGGTGTTATTCTCGGTTTTTATTTCAAGCTCGAAGCCAAG GGGATATGGTTGGGGATGTTAGGAGGAACAGCTATGCAGACTATCATCTTATTGTGGGTCACCTTTCGAACGGATTGGGAGAAAGAG GTGGAGAAAGCAAAGAGTCGGTTAAATATGTGGCAAAACAGTAGTAAAAAACCATTGTTAAGTGATTGA